The Sediminicola sp. YIK13 genomic sequence TACTGGTGCTGCCCAAATGGACGGTGCTATATTGGTTGTTGCCGCTACAGATGGTCCAATGCCACAAACTCGTGAGCATATCCTTTTGGGTCGCCAGGTAGGTATTCCAAGGATTGTTGTATTCATGAACAAAGTGGATATGGTTGATGATGAGGAATTATTGGAACTTGTTGAGATGGAAGTACGTGAATTACTTTCTTTCTATGACTATGATGGTGACAATGGACCTGTAATCGCTGGTTCTGCATTAGGAGCACTTAACGGTGAGCAAAAATGGGTTGATACAGTAATGTCCTTGATGGAAGCTGTTGATAGCTGGATTGAATTGCCAGAAAGAGATGTTGATAAGCCTTTCTTGATGCCTGTTGAAGATGTATTTACAATTACTGGTCGTGGAACTGTTGCTACAGGTCGTATCGAAACAGGAGTTGCAAACACTGGAGATCCAGTAGAGATCATCGGAATGGGAGCTGAAAAATTAAATTCAACTGTTACTGGAGTAGAGATGTTCCGTAAGATCTTGGATAGAGGTGAAGCTGGTGATAACGTAGGTATCTTGTTAAGAGGTATTGAAAAATCACAGATCAAAAGAGGAATGGTTATCTGTAAGCCAGGTTCTGTTAAGCCACATGCTAAATTCAAAGCAGAGGTTTATGTTCTTAAAAAAGAAGAAGGTGGTCGTCACACACCATTCCATAACAACTACCGTCCACAGTTCTACGTAAGAACCACTGACGTAACAGGAACTATCAATCTTCCTGATGGTGTTGAAATGGTAATGCCAGGTGATAACTTAACTATTACTGTTGATTTATTGTCTCCGATCGCATTGAGTGTTGGTCTACGTTTCGCAATCCGTGAAGGTGGTAGAACAGTAGGTGCTGGTCAGGTTACTGAGATTTTAGATTAATCACATTATAAATATTGCACTGAGGGTGTCCTGCTATGTGGGATACCTTTCAGTGTAAATATAAACGGGTGTAGCTCAGTTGGTAGAGCACTGGTCTCCAAAACCAGGTGTCGGGAGTTCGAGTCTCTCCTCCCGTGCTAATGTTAAAAGGGAAAGTCTTAAATGACGGACCCGATATGGAAAATTAAACAAGTGGGATAGGGTCTAAAAAGTAGTTCATTTATTAAGTCCTATTTTTTTCCCGAATCATAAAGAATGAAGTTGATAAACAGCCATTCTTATTAAAACTATAGAAAACCTTTCACAGCATGTTGACTTATATTAAGGAATCCGTTGAAGAGCTTAGAAACAATGTTACCCTGCCTCCAAGGGCTGAGTCATCAAATTTGATGGTAATAGTAGCAGTGTTTTCAATTATTTTTGCATTAGCTACATGGGGTGTTGATAGTCTTTTTGGAGAATTGATCCAATTGTATTTTACTAAAATAATCAACTAAGTCATGCCTATGTCGGAAGTATTAGATAAAAAATGGTATGTAGTTAGGGCTGTTAGTGGTCAGGAGAACAAGATAAAAGGGTATATCGAAACAGAAGTTGCGAGACTTGGTTTTGAAGATTACCTGGAAGAGGTTCTTGTGCCTACTGAAAAGGTGGTTCAAATAAGAAATGGTAAGAAAATCAACAAGGAGAGAGTTTATTTTCCTGGTTACATCATGATCAAGGCCAATTTAGGTGGAGAGATGATACATATTATACGTTCCATTACGAACGTTATAGGATTTTTGGGTGAAACAAAAGGGGGAGATCCCGTGCCACTTAGAAAATCCGAGGTGAACAGAATGTTAGGAAAAGTAGATGAGTTGGCCGTTACAACGGACAGCGTAGCTATTCCTTTTGTTTTGGGTGAAACTATAAAGGTTATAGACGGACCTTTCAATGGTTTCAACGGTACCGTTGAAAAGATAAATGAAGAAAAGCGCAAGCTAGAGGTAATGGTGAAGATTTTCGGAAGAAAAACTCCATTGGAACTTAGCTATATGCAAGTAGAAAAAGTATAAGTAAGAATTGTTACATATATAAGGTAGTGTCGCTTCCAAAAAGACACGCTTTCAATTTAATTTTAAACAATGGCAAAAGAAGTAAGTAAAGTAGTTAAACTACAAGTTAGGGGAGGTGCAGCGAATCCGTCGCCACCGGTTGGACCCGCTTTAGGTGCTGCCGGCGTTAACATCATGGAATTCTGTAAGCAGTTTAATGCGCGTACACAGGATAAACCAGGCAAAGTATTGCCAGTTGTTATCACGGTATTTAAGGACAAGTCATTTGACTTCGTTGTTAAGACACCGCCAGCGGCAATTCAACTTATGGAAGCAGCTAAGATTAAAAAAGGATCTGGCGAACCTAACAGAAACAAAGTGGCTAGCGTTACCTGGGAACAGATAAGAGCTATAGCCGATGACAAAATGGTAGATTTAAATGCCTTTACCTCAGAAGCAGCTATGACAATGGTTGCGGGTACGGCTAGATCTATGGGTTTAAAAGTTTCAGGGACCAAACCTTTTTAAAATCTTAAAAGCAATTTAGAATGGCAAAATTAACAAAAAAGCAAAAAGAAGCGCTTTCTAAGGTAGATAGAAACAAGCTATATTCCTTGATGGAAGCTTCAGCTTTAGTAAAAGAGATAACAAACGTAAAATTCGACGCGTCTGTTGATATCGCTGTAAGATTGGGTGTAGATCCAAGAAAAGCGAATCAAATGGTACGTGGTGTTGTTACACTTCCACACGGAACAGGTAAGGACGTTAAGGTTTTAGCGTTGGTAACCCCGGATAAAGAAGCAGAAGCTACAGAAGCTGGTGCTGATTATGTAGGGTTGGATGAGTATTTGGAAAAAATCAAAAACGGTTGGACCGATGTTGATGTAATCATCACCATGCCAAGTGTTATGGGTAAATTAGGTCCTTTGGGTAGAGTATTGGGACCAAGAGGTTTAATGCCCAATCCAAAGACAGGAACAGTTACTATGGATGTCGCTAAAGCGGTTGCAGAAGTAAAGGCTGGTAAGATTGATTTTAGAGTAGACAAAACTGGTATTGTACATGCTGCGATCGGGAAAGTATCTTTCTCAGAGGATAAGCTAGCGGAAAACGCCAAAGAACTTTTGGATACTCTGAACAAATTAAAACCTGCTGCTGCAAAAGGGGTATACATGAAGAGCATTTATTTGTCTAGTACAATGAGCCCTAGTATGCAACTAGATCCTAAAGGAGTATAACTGTTAGTTTAAAGTTTTTATTATGACAAGAGAAGAAAAATTGAACGTTATACAAGATTTAACTGCACAGTTGGGAAGTAATTCCATTATATACTTGGCAGATATCTCTGGTATGAATGCTTCGGCCACATCAGATTTAAGAAGGGCTTGCTTTAAAGCCAATATTAAACTTGCGGTCGTAAAAAATACCTTGCTTGCAAAGGCAATGGATGCATCGGATAAAGATTTTGGTGAGCTTTCAGAAATATTGGTAGGTAACACTTCCATTATGTACTCTGACACTGGTAATGCTCCAGCAAAATTAATCAAGAACTTCAGGAAAAAAACTACAAAACCATTATTGAAAGGCGCTTATATTGAAGAGGCCGTTTATGTTGGTGATGAGAACCTGGAAGCCTTGATCAATATCAAGTCTAAGGAAGAAATGATTGGAGAAATCATCGGATTACTTCAGTCACCTGCTAAAAATGTTATCTCTGGACTTAAGTCTGGTGGTGGTAAATTGGCCGGTATCCTTAAAACATTATCCGAGAAATAATACGTACGCACTAAAAACAATTATATTTTAAAATTTTATTAAACGATAGAAAAATGGCAGATTTAAAAGATTTCGCAGAACAATTGGTTAACTTGACTGTAAAGGAAGTAAATGAGTTAGCTGCAATATTGAAAGATGAATATGGTATTGAGCCTGCTGCTGCTGCAGTAGCTGTTGCCGCTGGTGGAGCCGCTGAAGGTGGTGAAGCTGCAGAAGAGAAAACTGAATTCGATGTAATATTGAAAGCAGCTGGTGCTTCTAAATTGGCAGTAGTTAAATTGGTTAAGGAATTAACTGGTTTAGGTTTGAAAGAAGCTAAAGATATCGTTGATAGCGCACCAAAGCCTATCAAAGAAGGTATCTCTAAAGATGAGGCTGAAGGAATTCTAAAATCATTGGAAGAAGCAGGAGCAGAAGTTGAGCTTAAATAATAGCGACAACCATACTATTTTGGTTTAGGTCTTTCCACCCTTTCGGTGGCTAGACCTAAACCCTTTTATATATGTTGTATATAAGGACATATACTACCCATTTTAGTATTCACAATCAAAATTTTGTCCATTGATGTTTACAAAACAAACTGAAAGAATAAGTTTCGCATCCGCTAAGAACATACCGGACTACCCGGATTTCTTGGACATTCAG encodes the following:
- the rplA gene encoding 50S ribosomal protein L1; translated protein: MAKLTKKQKEALSKVDRNKLYSLMEASALVKEITNVKFDASVDIAVRLGVDPRKANQMVRGVVTLPHGTGKDVKVLALVTPDKEAEATEAGADYVGLDEYLEKIKNGWTDVDVIITMPSVMGKLGPLGRVLGPRGLMPNPKTGTVTMDVAKAVAEVKAGKIDFRVDKTGIVHAAIGKVSFSEDKLAENAKELLDTLNKLKPAAAKGVYMKSIYLSSTMSPSMQLDPKGV
- the nusG gene encoding transcription termination/antitermination protein NusG, with the translated sequence MSEVLDKKWYVVRAVSGQENKIKGYIETEVARLGFEDYLEEVLVPTEKVVQIRNGKKINKERVYFPGYIMIKANLGGEMIHIIRSITNVIGFLGETKGGDPVPLRKSEVNRMLGKVDELAVTTDSVAIPFVLGETIKVIDGPFNGFNGTVEKINEEKRKLEVMVKIFGRKTPLELSYMQVEKV
- the rplK gene encoding 50S ribosomal protein L11, encoding MAKEVSKVVKLQVRGGAANPSPPVGPALGAAGVNIMEFCKQFNARTQDKPGKVLPVVITVFKDKSFDFVVKTPPAAIQLMEAAKIKKGSGEPNRNKVASVTWEQIRAIADDKMVDLNAFTSEAAMTMVAGTARSMGLKVSGTKPF
- the rplJ gene encoding 50S ribosomal protein L10 codes for the protein MTREEKLNVIQDLTAQLGSNSIIYLADISGMNASATSDLRRACFKANIKLAVVKNTLLAKAMDASDKDFGELSEILVGNTSIMYSDTGNAPAKLIKNFRKKTTKPLLKGAYIEEAVYVGDENLEALINIKSKEEMIGEIIGLLQSPAKNVISGLKSGGGKLAGILKTLSEK
- the tuf gene encoding elongation factor Tu translates to MAKETFDRSKPHLNIGTIGHVDHGKTTLTAAITTVLANAGLSEMRSFDSIDNAPEEKERGITINTSHVEYSTANRHYAHVDCPGHADYVKNMVTGAAQMDGAILVVAATDGPMPQTREHILLGRQVGIPRIVVFMNKVDMVDDEELLELVEMEVRELLSFYDYDGDNGPVIAGSALGALNGEQKWVDTVMSLMEAVDSWIELPERDVDKPFLMPVEDVFTITGRGTVATGRIETGVANTGDPVEIIGMGAEKLNSTVTGVEMFRKILDRGEAGDNVGILLRGIEKSQIKRGMVICKPGSVKPHAKFKAEVYVLKKEEGGRHTPFHNNYRPQFYVRTTDVTGTINLPDGVEMVMPGDNLTITVDLLSPIALSVGLRFAIREGGRTVGAGQVTEILD
- the secE gene encoding preprotein translocase subunit SecE, which encodes MLTYIKESVEELRNNVTLPPRAESSNLMVIVAVFSIIFALATWGVDSLFGELIQLYFTKIIN
- the rplL gene encoding 50S ribosomal protein L7/L12, whose amino-acid sequence is MADLKDFAEQLVNLTVKEVNELAAILKDEYGIEPAAAAVAVAAGGAAEGGEAAEEKTEFDVILKAAGASKLAVVKLVKELTGLGLKEAKDIVDSAPKPIKEGISKDEAEGILKSLEEAGAEVELK